From Novosphingobium resinovorum, the proteins below share one genomic window:
- a CDS encoding DUF2490 domain-containing protein produces the protein MISRLAHLALTAAAVLTSSSVHAETTQDEQAWINLTAMGPISGDVVYFAEFQPRIGDGISRLDALLLRGAVGVKLSSSATLYQGYAHIVSPVDGGRDINEERSFQQLNLALGKPFGGELSSRTRLEQRWRSDGSDVGWRLREMIRYEHPLKAGSDAVNALVYAEGFVALNDTDWGARSGFDQLRSFVGAEVGLPGASTLELGYLNQTIDQTRGRTRMNHVASVTLFYRH, from the coding sequence ATGATTTCGCGCCTCGCCCACCTCGCCCTGACCGCTGCCGCCGTGTTGACCTCCAGTTCCGTTCACGCGGAAACGACACAGGACGAGCAGGCCTGGATCAATCTCACGGCGATGGGACCGATTTCCGGCGACGTGGTCTATTTCGCCGAATTCCAGCCCCGCATCGGCGACGGCATCTCGCGCCTCGACGCCCTGCTGCTGCGCGGAGCGGTGGGGGTTAAGCTCTCGTCCTCGGCCACTCTGTACCAAGGCTACGCGCATATCGTGTCGCCCGTCGACGGCGGCCGCGACATCAACGAGGAGCGCAGCTTTCAGCAGTTGAACCTCGCCCTCGGCAAGCCTTTCGGCGGCGAGTTGTCCTCACGCACGCGGCTGGAGCAGCGCTGGCGTTCGGACGGCAGCGACGTGGGCTGGCGCCTGCGCGAGATGATCCGCTACGAACACCCGCTCAAGGCCGGCAGCGATGCGGTGAATGCGTTGGTCTATGCCGAAGGTTTCGTGGCGCTCAACGACACCGACTGGGGCGCACGCAGCGGCTTCGACCAGCTGCGCAGCTTCGTCGGTGCGGAAGTGGGCCTTCCCGGCGCCTCGACGCTGGAACTGGGCTATCTGAATCAGACCATCGATCAGACCCGCGGACGCACGCGGATGAACCACGTGGCGTCCGTGACGCTGTTCTACCGGCACTAA
- a CDS encoding nucleoside 2-deoxyribosyltransferase domain-containing protein → MLKSVAAALMALPLASSPALAAEVIVSPTPLPSSHDRPRVFLGGSIEMGVARDWQADLIAALADQPAILLNPRRPDWDPAWKPVAEEPHFRQQVEWELSALDSADVIVMYLAPGTQSPISLLELGLHGRSGRIVLLCPDGFWRKGNVDITAERYGITRVAAFEDLVSEVRARLKRWKAE, encoded by the coding sequence GTGCTGAAAAGCGTCGCCGCCGCGCTCATGGCCCTGCCGCTCGCTTCCTCGCCTGCTCTCGCCGCCGAAGTCATCGTATCGCCCACGCCGCTACCGTCCTCGCATGACCGGCCGCGCGTATTCCTCGGCGGCAGCATCGAGATGGGCGTCGCGCGGGACTGGCAGGCGGACCTGATCGCCGCGCTCGCCGACCAGCCCGCGATCCTCCTCAACCCGCGCCGCCCGGACTGGGACCCTGCGTGGAAACCCGTGGCCGAAGAGCCGCATTTCCGCCAGCAGGTCGAATGGGAGCTTTCCGCGCTCGACAGCGCGGACGTGATCGTCATGTACCTCGCACCCGGCACGCAGAGCCCGATCAGCCTGCTCGAACTGGGCCTTCACGGGCGCAGCGGCAGGATCGTGCTGCTGTGCCCCGACGGCTTCTGGCGCAAGGGTAACGTCGACATCACCGCCGAGCGTTACGGCATCACCCGGGTCGCGGCCTTCGAGGACCTCGTCTCCGAAGTCCGCGCCCGGTTGAAGCGCTGGAAAGCGGAATAG